A genomic window from Carassius carassius chromosome 29, fCarCar2.1, whole genome shotgun sequence includes:
- the LOC132109691 gene encoding histone-lysine N-methyltransferase 2D-like isoform X2 has product MFGCRAAWQRCGPLARQSLNRAQISRNVVPRRLMSSVPGGSGENFLYVVLCGGAFAGAVAYAYRTVATDHARFVDRVSEIDARPKSDWKPKPWPPKSGENGNEEASAEEGEMAETVEAAVEEDVPAEAPEFLLETAEATRGKAGTLEAVVEKVAETVAETEEVVAEVAGVVHETAEEVAAVAEEVQKVAEEVEEAAEAVITPVIQAEEPASESNGSVTTAAAETIELAAASVFETVLVESGSVEDVSIKALPEMPTEVPTADHLENVPVTEVAPVAPVMEEEPASLVAEAPDATIIVEPPVAEQLSIPPVSPAAEVFVASVIEAAPVSPVVEEPAFAAVEEVTPVVKETPADSPVPSEEASDVPVIEEEVLFAPVKEETPITPEAEEVSVTPVTAETSIAPEAEEESVTPLIEEMPVAPVPEEAAVSFVTEEAPAVVAEDAPVVATEELDETLAPKVAEEDIPVVEEVKAEEVIAGSAVVEAPVSIVQEQAASPVVEVTESVVEPDVPSTVVTEEVAPAETSSAPSEEPKRDYIVVILEGAPKTEKKPMVLGVSPVTGKIIPAPDDGEDPLGQGKRRLLKVQMY; this is encoded by the exons ATGTTTGGGTGCAGAGCAGCCTGGCAGAGGTGTGGGCCTCTGGCGCGACAGTCCCTGAACCGCGCGCAGATCAGTAGAAATG TAGTTCCACGGAGGCTCATGTCGTCGGTTCCTGGCGGCTCCGGTGAGAATTTCCTTTATGTCGTCCTCTGCGGTGGAGCCTTCGCAGGTGCCGTGGCATAC GCTTACAGAACAGTTGCAACAGACCACGCACGTTTTGTTGATCGTGTTTCTGAAATTGATGCTCGTCCCAAGTCTGACTGGAAACCCAAACCATGGCCACCCAAGA gTGGGGAGAATGGCAATG aagAAGCTAGTGCAGAGGAAGGAGAGATGGCAGAAACTGTAGAGGCCGCAGTAGAGGAGGATGTTCCTGCCGAGGCACCTGAGTTCTTGCTGGAAACAGCCGAAGCCACCAGAGGGAAGGCGGGAACTCTTGAGGCCGTCGTGGAAAAGGTTGCCGAGACAGTTGCAGAGACTGAAGAGGTGGTCGCTGAGGTGGCAGGGGTTGTTCATGAAACCGCAGAGGAGGTGGCAGCGGTGGCAGAAGAAGTGCAGAAGGTAGCAGAGGAAGTAGAAGAAGCAGCAGAGGCTGTCATCACTCCTGTTATCCAAGCTGAAGAGCCGGCGTCAGAGAGCAACG GGTCGGTTactacagcagcagcagaaacAATAGAGTTGGCTGCTGCCTCCGTGTTTGAGACTGTTCTTGTGGAGTCTGGATCCGTGGAGGATGTGTCAATTAAAGCACTACCAGAGATGCCCACTGAGGTTCCTACAGCAGATCATTTGGAAAATGTACCAGTAACAGAGGTGGCACCTGTTGCTCCAGTGATGGAGGAGGAACCAGCTTCTCTAGTAGCGGAGGCCCCAGATGCCACTATAATAGTAGAGCCTCCTGTAGCAGAGCAATTGTCCATTCCTCCAGTTTCCC CAGCAGCAGAAGTATTTGTTGCTTCAGTGATTGAAGCAGCACCAGTTTCCCCAGTTGTAGAAGAACCAGCTTTTGCAGCAGTGGAAGAAGTGACTCCAGTTGTAAAGGAGACACCAGCTGATTCTCCAGTACCCTCAGAAGAAGCATCAGATGTCCCTGTGATAGAAGAGGAAGTCTTATTTGCCCCAGTGAAAGAAGAGACACCTATTACCCCAGAAGCAGAAGAGGTATCAGTTACCCCAGTGACAGCAGAGACATCTATTGCCCCAGAAGCAGAGGAGGAATCAGTTACCCCATTGATAGAAGAGATGCCTGTTGCCCCTGTGCCAGAAGAGGCAGCTGTGTCCTTTGTAACTGAAGAAGCTCCTGCTGTTGTTGCTGAAGATGCACCTGTTGTAGCAACTGAAGAACTTGATGAAACACTTGCACCCAAAGTAGCAGAAGAGGATATTCCAGTGGTTGAGGAAGTGAAGGCAGAAGAGGTGATTGCAGGAAGTGCAGTTGTGGAGGCCCCAGTAAGTATAGTCCAGGAACAAGCAGCAAGTCCAGTTGTGGAAGTTACAGAAAGTGTTGTTGAACCAGATGTTCCAAGCACCGTGGTCACTGAGGAAGTTGCTCCAGCTGAAACATCAAGTGCACCTTCGGAAGAGCCCAAACGAGACTACATAGTGGTTATCTTGGAGGGAGCTCCCAAAACAGAAAAGAAGCCAATGGTGCTTGGTGTGTCACCCGTGACTGGCAAGATCATCCCAGCCCCTGATGATGGTGAAGATCCATTGGGACAG GGCAAGCGCCGTTTGCTTAAAGTGCAGATGTATTAA
- the LOC132109691 gene encoding histone-lysine N-methyltransferase 2D-like isoform X1: MFGCRAAWQRCGPLARQSLNRAQISRNVVPRRLMSSVPGGSGENFLYVVLCGGAFAGAVAYAYRTVATDHARFVDRVSEIDARPKSDWKPKPWPPKSKSHLWSEASAEEGEMAETVEAAVEEDVPAEAPEFLLETAEATRGKAGTLEAVVEKVAETVAETEEVVAEVAGVVHETAEEVAAVAEEVQKVAEEVEEAAEAVITPVIQAEEPASESNGSVTTAAAETIELAAASVFETVLVESGSVEDVSIKALPEMPTEVPTADHLENVPVTEVAPVAPVMEEEPASLVAEAPDATIIVEPPVAEQLSIPPVSPAAEVFVASVIEAAPVSPVVEEPAFAAVEEVTPVVKETPADSPVPSEEASDVPVIEEEVLFAPVKEETPITPEAEEVSVTPVTAETSIAPEAEEESVTPLIEEMPVAPVPEEAAVSFVTEEAPAVVAEDAPVVATEELDETLAPKVAEEDIPVVEEVKAEEVIAGSAVVEAPVSIVQEQAASPVVEVTESVVEPDVPSTVVTEEVAPAETSSAPSEEPKRDYIVVILEGAPKTEKKPMVLGVSPVTGKIIPAPDDGEDPLGQGKRRLLKVQMY; encoded by the exons ATGTTTGGGTGCAGAGCAGCCTGGCAGAGGTGTGGGCCTCTGGCGCGACAGTCCCTGAACCGCGCGCAGATCAGTAGAAATG TAGTTCCACGGAGGCTCATGTCGTCGGTTCCTGGCGGCTCCGGTGAGAATTTCCTTTATGTCGTCCTCTGCGGTGGAGCCTTCGCAGGTGCCGTGGCATAC GCTTACAGAACAGTTGCAACAGACCACGCACGTTTTGTTGATCGTGTTTCTGAAATTGATGCTCGTCCCAAGTCTGACTGGAAACCCAAACCATGGCCACCCAAGAGTAAGTCTCACCTATGGTCTG AAGCTAGTGCAGAGGAAGGAGAGATGGCAGAAACTGTAGAGGCCGCAGTAGAGGAGGATGTTCCTGCCGAGGCACCTGAGTTCTTGCTGGAAACAGCCGAAGCCACCAGAGGGAAGGCGGGAACTCTTGAGGCCGTCGTGGAAAAGGTTGCCGAGACAGTTGCAGAGACTGAAGAGGTGGTCGCTGAGGTGGCAGGGGTTGTTCATGAAACCGCAGAGGAGGTGGCAGCGGTGGCAGAAGAAGTGCAGAAGGTAGCAGAGGAAGTAGAAGAAGCAGCAGAGGCTGTCATCACTCCTGTTATCCAAGCTGAAGAGCCGGCGTCAGAGAGCAACG GGTCGGTTactacagcagcagcagaaacAATAGAGTTGGCTGCTGCCTCCGTGTTTGAGACTGTTCTTGTGGAGTCTGGATCCGTGGAGGATGTGTCAATTAAAGCACTACCAGAGATGCCCACTGAGGTTCCTACAGCAGATCATTTGGAAAATGTACCAGTAACAGAGGTGGCACCTGTTGCTCCAGTGATGGAGGAGGAACCAGCTTCTCTAGTAGCGGAGGCCCCAGATGCCACTATAATAGTAGAGCCTCCTGTAGCAGAGCAATTGTCCATTCCTCCAGTTTCCC CAGCAGCAGAAGTATTTGTTGCTTCAGTGATTGAAGCAGCACCAGTTTCCCCAGTTGTAGAAGAACCAGCTTTTGCAGCAGTGGAAGAAGTGACTCCAGTTGTAAAGGAGACACCAGCTGATTCTCCAGTACCCTCAGAAGAAGCATCAGATGTCCCTGTGATAGAAGAGGAAGTCTTATTTGCCCCAGTGAAAGAAGAGACACCTATTACCCCAGAAGCAGAAGAGGTATCAGTTACCCCAGTGACAGCAGAGACATCTATTGCCCCAGAAGCAGAGGAGGAATCAGTTACCCCATTGATAGAAGAGATGCCTGTTGCCCCTGTGCCAGAAGAGGCAGCTGTGTCCTTTGTAACTGAAGAAGCTCCTGCTGTTGTTGCTGAAGATGCACCTGTTGTAGCAACTGAAGAACTTGATGAAACACTTGCACCCAAAGTAGCAGAAGAGGATATTCCAGTGGTTGAGGAAGTGAAGGCAGAAGAGGTGATTGCAGGAAGTGCAGTTGTGGAGGCCCCAGTAAGTATAGTCCAGGAACAAGCAGCAAGTCCAGTTGTGGAAGTTACAGAAAGTGTTGTTGAACCAGATGTTCCAAGCACCGTGGTCACTGAGGAAGTTGCTCCAGCTGAAACATCAAGTGCACCTTCGGAAGAGCCCAAACGAGACTACATAGTGGTTATCTTGGAGGGAGCTCCCAAAACAGAAAAGAAGCCAATGGTGCTTGGTGTGTCACCCGTGACTGGCAAGATCATCCCAGCCCCTGATGATGGTGAAGATCCATTGGGACAG GGCAAGCGCCGTTTGCTTAAAGTGCAGATGTATTAA
- the LOC132109691 gene encoding histone-lysine N-methyltransferase 2D-like isoform X3: protein MFGCRAAWQRCGPLARQSLNRAQISRNVVPRRLMSSVPGGSGENFLYVVLCGGAFAGAVAYAYRTVATDHARFVDRVSEIDARPKSDWKPKPWPPKSKSHLWSASAEEGEMAETVEAAVEEDVPAEAPEFLLETAEATRGKAGTLEAVVEKVAETVAETEEVVAEVAGVVHETAEEVAAVAEEVQKVAEEVEEAAEAVITPVIQAEEPASESNGSVTTAAAETIELAAASVFETVLVESGSVEDVSIKALPEMPTEVPTADHLENVPVTEVAPVAPVMEEEPASLVAEAPDATIIVEPPVAEQLSIPPVSPAAEVFVASVIEAAPVSPVVEEPAFAAVEEVTPVVKETPADSPVPSEEASDVPVIEEEVLFAPVKEETPITPEAEEVSVTPVTAETSIAPEAEEESVTPLIEEMPVAPVPEEAAVSFVTEEAPAVVAEDAPVVATEELDETLAPKVAEEDIPVVEEVKAEEVIAGSAVVEAPVSIVQEQAASPVVEVTESVVEPDVPSTVVTEEVAPAETSSAPSEEPKRDYIVVILEGAPKTEKKPMVLGVSPVTGKIIPAPDDGEDPLGQGKRRLLKVQMY from the exons ATGTTTGGGTGCAGAGCAGCCTGGCAGAGGTGTGGGCCTCTGGCGCGACAGTCCCTGAACCGCGCGCAGATCAGTAGAAATG TAGTTCCACGGAGGCTCATGTCGTCGGTTCCTGGCGGCTCCGGTGAGAATTTCCTTTATGTCGTCCTCTGCGGTGGAGCCTTCGCAGGTGCCGTGGCATAC GCTTACAGAACAGTTGCAACAGACCACGCACGTTTTGTTGATCGTGTTTCTGAAATTGATGCTCGTCCCAAGTCTGACTGGAAACCCAAACCATGGCCACCCAAGAGTAAGTCTCACCTATGGTCTG CTAGTGCAGAGGAAGGAGAGATGGCAGAAACTGTAGAGGCCGCAGTAGAGGAGGATGTTCCTGCCGAGGCACCTGAGTTCTTGCTGGAAACAGCCGAAGCCACCAGAGGGAAGGCGGGAACTCTTGAGGCCGTCGTGGAAAAGGTTGCCGAGACAGTTGCAGAGACTGAAGAGGTGGTCGCTGAGGTGGCAGGGGTTGTTCATGAAACCGCAGAGGAGGTGGCAGCGGTGGCAGAAGAAGTGCAGAAGGTAGCAGAGGAAGTAGAAGAAGCAGCAGAGGCTGTCATCACTCCTGTTATCCAAGCTGAAGAGCCGGCGTCAGAGAGCAACG GGTCGGTTactacagcagcagcagaaacAATAGAGTTGGCTGCTGCCTCCGTGTTTGAGACTGTTCTTGTGGAGTCTGGATCCGTGGAGGATGTGTCAATTAAAGCACTACCAGAGATGCCCACTGAGGTTCCTACAGCAGATCATTTGGAAAATGTACCAGTAACAGAGGTGGCACCTGTTGCTCCAGTGATGGAGGAGGAACCAGCTTCTCTAGTAGCGGAGGCCCCAGATGCCACTATAATAGTAGAGCCTCCTGTAGCAGAGCAATTGTCCATTCCTCCAGTTTCCC CAGCAGCAGAAGTATTTGTTGCTTCAGTGATTGAAGCAGCACCAGTTTCCCCAGTTGTAGAAGAACCAGCTTTTGCAGCAGTGGAAGAAGTGACTCCAGTTGTAAAGGAGACACCAGCTGATTCTCCAGTACCCTCAGAAGAAGCATCAGATGTCCCTGTGATAGAAGAGGAAGTCTTATTTGCCCCAGTGAAAGAAGAGACACCTATTACCCCAGAAGCAGAAGAGGTATCAGTTACCCCAGTGACAGCAGAGACATCTATTGCCCCAGAAGCAGAGGAGGAATCAGTTACCCCATTGATAGAAGAGATGCCTGTTGCCCCTGTGCCAGAAGAGGCAGCTGTGTCCTTTGTAACTGAAGAAGCTCCTGCTGTTGTTGCTGAAGATGCACCTGTTGTAGCAACTGAAGAACTTGATGAAACACTTGCACCCAAAGTAGCAGAAGAGGATATTCCAGTGGTTGAGGAAGTGAAGGCAGAAGAGGTGATTGCAGGAAGTGCAGTTGTGGAGGCCCCAGTAAGTATAGTCCAGGAACAAGCAGCAAGTCCAGTTGTGGAAGTTACAGAAAGTGTTGTTGAACCAGATGTTCCAAGCACCGTGGTCACTGAGGAAGTTGCTCCAGCTGAAACATCAAGTGCACCTTCGGAAGAGCCCAAACGAGACTACATAGTGGTTATCTTGGAGGGAGCTCCCAAAACAGAAAAGAAGCCAATGGTGCTTGGTGTGTCACCCGTGACTGGCAAGATCATCCCAGCCCCTGATGATGGTGAAGATCCATTGGGACAG GGCAAGCGCCGTTTGCTTAAAGTGCAGATGTATTAA
- the LOC132109691 gene encoding histone-lysine N-methyltransferase 2D-like isoform X5, which translates to MAETVEAAVEEDVPAEAPEFLLETAEATRGKAGTLEAVVEKVAETVAETEEVVAEVAGVVHETAEEVAAVAEEVQKVAEEVEEAAEAVITPVIQAEEPASESNGSVTTAAAETIELAAASVFETVLVESGSVEDVSIKALPEMPTEVPTADHLENVPVTEVAPVAPVMEEEPASLVAEAPDATIIVEPPVAEQLSIPPVSPAAEVFVASVIEAAPVSPVVEEPAFAAVEEVTPVVKETPADSPVPSEEASDVPVIEEEVLFAPVKEETPITPEAEEVSVTPVTAETSIAPEAEEESVTPLIEEMPVAPVPEEAAVSFVTEEAPAVVAEDAPVVATEELDETLAPKVAEEDIPVVEEVKAEEVIAGSAVVEAPVSIVQEQAASPVVEVTESVVEPDVPSTVVTEEVAPAETSSAPSEEPKRDYIVVILEGAPKTEKKPMVLGVSPVTGKIIPAPDDGEDPLGQGKRRLLKVQMY; encoded by the exons ATGGCAGAAACTGTAGAGGCCGCAGTAGAGGAGGATGTTCCTGCCGAGGCACCTGAGTTCTTGCTGGAAACAGCCGAAGCCACCAGAGGGAAGGCGGGAACTCTTGAGGCCGTCGTGGAAAAGGTTGCCGAGACAGTTGCAGAGACTGAAGAGGTGGTCGCTGAGGTGGCAGGGGTTGTTCATGAAACCGCAGAGGAGGTGGCAGCGGTGGCAGAAGAAGTGCAGAAGGTAGCAGAGGAAGTAGAAGAAGCAGCAGAGGCTGTCATCACTCCTGTTATCCAAGCTGAAGAGCCGGCGTCAGAGAGCAACG GGTCGGTTactacagcagcagcagaaacAATAGAGTTGGCTGCTGCCTCCGTGTTTGAGACTGTTCTTGTGGAGTCTGGATCCGTGGAGGATGTGTCAATTAAAGCACTACCAGAGATGCCCACTGAGGTTCCTACAGCAGATCATTTGGAAAATGTACCAGTAACAGAGGTGGCACCTGTTGCTCCAGTGATGGAGGAGGAACCAGCTTCTCTAGTAGCGGAGGCCCCAGATGCCACTATAATAGTAGAGCCTCCTGTAGCAGAGCAATTGTCCATTCCTCCAGTTTCCC CAGCAGCAGAAGTATTTGTTGCTTCAGTGATTGAAGCAGCACCAGTTTCCCCAGTTGTAGAAGAACCAGCTTTTGCAGCAGTGGAAGAAGTGACTCCAGTTGTAAAGGAGACACCAGCTGATTCTCCAGTACCCTCAGAAGAAGCATCAGATGTCCCTGTGATAGAAGAGGAAGTCTTATTTGCCCCAGTGAAAGAAGAGACACCTATTACCCCAGAAGCAGAAGAGGTATCAGTTACCCCAGTGACAGCAGAGACATCTATTGCCCCAGAAGCAGAGGAGGAATCAGTTACCCCATTGATAGAAGAGATGCCTGTTGCCCCTGTGCCAGAAGAGGCAGCTGTGTCCTTTGTAACTGAAGAAGCTCCTGCTGTTGTTGCTGAAGATGCACCTGTTGTAGCAACTGAAGAACTTGATGAAACACTTGCACCCAAAGTAGCAGAAGAGGATATTCCAGTGGTTGAGGAAGTGAAGGCAGAAGAGGTGATTGCAGGAAGTGCAGTTGTGGAGGCCCCAGTAAGTATAGTCCAGGAACAAGCAGCAAGTCCAGTTGTGGAAGTTACAGAAAGTGTTGTTGAACCAGATGTTCCAAGCACCGTGGTCACTGAGGAAGTTGCTCCAGCTGAAACATCAAGTGCACCTTCGGAAGAGCCCAAACGAGACTACATAGTGGTTATCTTGGAGGGAGCTCCCAAAACAGAAAAGAAGCCAATGGTGCTTGGTGTGTCACCCGTGACTGGCAAGATCATCCCAGCCCCTGATGATGGTGAAGATCCATTGGGACAG GGCAAGCGCCGTTTGCTTAAAGTGCAGATGTATTAA
- the LOC132109691 gene encoding histone-lysine N-methyltransferase 2D-like isoform X4, with protein sequence MFGCRAAWQRCGPLARQSLNRAQISRNVVPRRLMSSVPGGSGENFLYVVLCGGAFAGAVAYAYRTVATDHARFVDRVSEIDARPKSDWKPKPWPPKSKSHLWSEASAEEGEMAETVEAAVEEDVPAEAPEFLLETAEATRGKAGTLEAVVEKVAETVAETEEVVAEVAGVVHETAEEVAAVAEEVQKVAEEVEEAAEAVITPVIQAEEPASESNGSVTTAAAETIELAAASVFETVLVESGSVEDVSIKALPEMPTEVPTADHLENVPVTEVAPVAPVMEEEPASLVAEAPDATIIVEPPVAEQLSIPPVSPAAEVFVASVIEAAPVSPVVEEPAFAAVEEVTPVVKETPADSPVPSEEASDVPVIEEEVLFAPVKEETPITPEAEEVSVTPVTAETSIAPEAEEESVTPLIEEMPVAPVPEEAAVSFVTEEAPAVVAEDAPVVATEELDETLAPKVAEEDIPVVEEVKAEEVIAGSAVVEAPVSIVQEQAASPVVEVTESVVEPDVPSTVVTEEVAPAETSSAPSEEPKRDYIVVILEGAPKTEKKPMVLGVSPVTGKIIPAPDDGEDPLGQVTGQAPFA encoded by the exons ATGTTTGGGTGCAGAGCAGCCTGGCAGAGGTGTGGGCCTCTGGCGCGACAGTCCCTGAACCGCGCGCAGATCAGTAGAAATG TAGTTCCACGGAGGCTCATGTCGTCGGTTCCTGGCGGCTCCGGTGAGAATTTCCTTTATGTCGTCCTCTGCGGTGGAGCCTTCGCAGGTGCCGTGGCATAC GCTTACAGAACAGTTGCAACAGACCACGCACGTTTTGTTGATCGTGTTTCTGAAATTGATGCTCGTCCCAAGTCTGACTGGAAACCCAAACCATGGCCACCCAAGAGTAAGTCTCACCTATGGTCTG AAGCTAGTGCAGAGGAAGGAGAGATGGCAGAAACTGTAGAGGCCGCAGTAGAGGAGGATGTTCCTGCCGAGGCACCTGAGTTCTTGCTGGAAACAGCCGAAGCCACCAGAGGGAAGGCGGGAACTCTTGAGGCCGTCGTGGAAAAGGTTGCCGAGACAGTTGCAGAGACTGAAGAGGTGGTCGCTGAGGTGGCAGGGGTTGTTCATGAAACCGCAGAGGAGGTGGCAGCGGTGGCAGAAGAAGTGCAGAAGGTAGCAGAGGAAGTAGAAGAAGCAGCAGAGGCTGTCATCACTCCTGTTATCCAAGCTGAAGAGCCGGCGTCAGAGAGCAACG GGTCGGTTactacagcagcagcagaaacAATAGAGTTGGCTGCTGCCTCCGTGTTTGAGACTGTTCTTGTGGAGTCTGGATCCGTGGAGGATGTGTCAATTAAAGCACTACCAGAGATGCCCACTGAGGTTCCTACAGCAGATCATTTGGAAAATGTACCAGTAACAGAGGTGGCACCTGTTGCTCCAGTGATGGAGGAGGAACCAGCTTCTCTAGTAGCGGAGGCCCCAGATGCCACTATAATAGTAGAGCCTCCTGTAGCAGAGCAATTGTCCATTCCTCCAGTTTCCC CAGCAGCAGAAGTATTTGTTGCTTCAGTGATTGAAGCAGCACCAGTTTCCCCAGTTGTAGAAGAACCAGCTTTTGCAGCAGTGGAAGAAGTGACTCCAGTTGTAAAGGAGACACCAGCTGATTCTCCAGTACCCTCAGAAGAAGCATCAGATGTCCCTGTGATAGAAGAGGAAGTCTTATTTGCCCCAGTGAAAGAAGAGACACCTATTACCCCAGAAGCAGAAGAGGTATCAGTTACCCCAGTGACAGCAGAGACATCTATTGCCCCAGAAGCAGAGGAGGAATCAGTTACCCCATTGATAGAAGAGATGCCTGTTGCCCCTGTGCCAGAAGAGGCAGCTGTGTCCTTTGTAACTGAAGAAGCTCCTGCTGTTGTTGCTGAAGATGCACCTGTTGTAGCAACTGAAGAACTTGATGAAACACTTGCACCCAAAGTAGCAGAAGAGGATATTCCAGTGGTTGAGGAAGTGAAGGCAGAAGAGGTGATTGCAGGAAGTGCAGTTGTGGAGGCCCCAGTAAGTATAGTCCAGGAACAAGCAGCAAGTCCAGTTGTGGAAGTTACAGAAAGTGTTGTTGAACCAGATGTTCCAAGCACCGTGGTCACTGAGGAAGTTGCTCCAGCTGAAACATCAAGTGCACCTTCGGAAGAGCCCAAACGAGACTACATAGTGGTTATCTTGGAGGGAGCTCCCAAAACAGAAAAGAAGCCAATGGTGCTTGGTGTGTCACCCGTGACTGGCAAGATCATCCCAGCCCCTGATGATGGTGAAGATCCATTGGGACAGGTAACAG GGCAAGCGCCGTTTGCTTAA
- the LOC132109691 gene encoding protein MGARP-like isoform X6, which yields MFGCRAAWQRCGPLARQSLNRAQISRNVVPRRLMSSVPGGSGENFLYVVLCGGAFAGAVAYAYRTVATDHARFVDRVSEIDARPKSDWKPKPWPPKSKSHLWSEASAEEGEMAETVEAAVEEDVPAEAPEFLLETAEATRGKAGTLEAVVEKVAETVAETEEVVAEVAGVVHETAEEVAAVAEEVQKVAEEVEEAAEAVITPVIQAEEPASESNGMPPAPQEEAVAEASSTES from the exons ATGTTTGGGTGCAGAGCAGCCTGGCAGAGGTGTGGGCCTCTGGCGCGACAGTCCCTGAACCGCGCGCAGATCAGTAGAAATG TAGTTCCACGGAGGCTCATGTCGTCGGTTCCTGGCGGCTCCGGTGAGAATTTCCTTTATGTCGTCCTCTGCGGTGGAGCCTTCGCAGGTGCCGTGGCATAC GCTTACAGAACAGTTGCAACAGACCACGCACGTTTTGTTGATCGTGTTTCTGAAATTGATGCTCGTCCCAAGTCTGACTGGAAACCCAAACCATGGCCACCCAAGAGTAAGTCTCACCTATGGTCTG AAGCTAGTGCAGAGGAAGGAGAGATGGCAGAAACTGTAGAGGCCGCAGTAGAGGAGGATGTTCCTGCCGAGGCACCTGAGTTCTTGCTGGAAACAGCCGAAGCCACCAGAGGGAAGGCGGGAACTCTTGAGGCCGTCGTGGAAAAGGTTGCCGAGACAGTTGCAGAGACTGAAGAGGTGGTCGCTGAGGTGGCAGGGGTTGTTCATGAAACCGCAGAGGAGGTGGCAGCGGTGGCAGAAGAAGTGCAGAAGGTAGCAGAGGAAGTAGAAGAAGCAGCAGAGGCTGTCATCACTCCTGTTATCCAAGCTGAAGAGCCGGCGTCAGAGAGCAACGGTATGCCACCAGCCCCCCAAGAGGAGGCAGTAGCAGAGGCTTCTAGTACAGAGTCCTAA
- the LOC132109692 gene encoding NADH dehydrogenase [ubiquinone] 1 subunit C1, mitochondrial-like — MPLGRLFLRTSTVNRMVSRNSFIASKPDPSKPNMLRVGLAFGSTAVLWALLFKQHSTDLHEYKTRNGLE, encoded by the exons ATGCCTCTTGGTCGGTTATTTTTGAGGACTTCAACTGTCAATAGGA TGGTTAGCAGAAATTCCTTTATAGCTTCCAAACCGGATCCCTCCAAGCCAAACATGCTGAGAGTAGGACTAGCATTTGGGAGCACAGCAGTCTTGTGGGCATTG CTGTTTAAACAGCACAGCACTGATTTGCATGAGTACAAAACAAGGAATGGGTTAGAGTAA